One Rhodobacteraceae bacterium M385 genomic region harbors:
- a CDS encoding QacE family quaternary ammonium compound efflux SMR transporter (member of the SMR family of proton-dependent drug efflux transporters; quaternary ammonium compound efflux pump; confers resistance to cetylpyridinium, cetyldimethylethyl ammonium and cetrimide cations) encodes MAWVYLLTAGALEIVWATGLKRLGDSFSWWGVLITAVALVASMVALYAATARLPLGIAYPIWTGIGSVGSVIVSVVIFHQSMSIYGVVGVFLMISGMLLLGAEAH; translated from the coding sequence ATGGCGTGGGTATATCTACTTACTGCTGGTGCATTGGAAATCGTCTGGGCGACGGGCCTGAAGAGGCTTGGCGACAGTTTCTCTTGGTGGGGCGTTCTGATCACGGCTGTGGCCTTGGTCGCCAGTATGGTGGCACTTTATGCGGCGACCGCCCGCTTGCCGTTGGGGATAGCCTATCCGATCTGGACGGGCATCGGGTCGGTGGGCTCTGTTATCGTGAGCGTCGTGATCTTCCACCAATCCATGAGCATTTATGGCGTGGTGGGCGTGTTCTTGATGATCAGCGGAATGCTATTGTTGGGGGCAGAGGCGCACTAG
- a CDS encoding D-glycerate dehydrogenase produces MPSTRLSVVVTRRLPEAVETRMSELFDVELREEDRPMTREELVDAMRRADVLVPCIADKIDGGMLGQAGDRLKLIANYGAGIDHVDVATARQRGILVANTPGVMTDDTADMAMALILGVLRRVPEGMGVMQEGNWAGWAPTAFMGGRVGGKRLGILGMGRIGQAVAKRAAAFGMQVHYHNRRRLHEDVEGALEATYWESLDQMIARMDVVSVNCPHTPSTFHLMNARRLKLMKPDAVIVNTSRGEVIDENALTRMLRAGEIAGAGLDVFEKGREVNPRLRELSNVVLLPHMGSATREGRAEMGEKVLINIKTFADGHRPPDLVVPSML; encoded by the coding sequence ATGCCATCTACGCGTCTAAGTGTTGTCGTTACGCGACGGTTACCCGAAGCGGTCGAAACGCGGATGAGCGAATTGTTCGACGTAGAGTTGCGCGAAGAAGACCGCCCGATGACCCGAGAGGAACTGGTGGACGCGATGCGTCGGGCCGATGTTCTGGTGCCGTGCATCGCCGATAAGATCGACGGGGGCATGTTGGGGCAGGCAGGTGATCGGCTGAAACTGATCGCCAATTACGGAGCGGGGATCGACCATGTTGATGTTGCGACCGCGCGGCAGAGGGGGATTTTGGTCGCCAACACGCCGGGCGTGATGACCGATGACACCGCAGATATGGCCATGGCCCTGATCCTTGGGGTGTTGCGCCGGGTGCCGGAAGGCATGGGCGTGATGCAGGAAGGCAACTGGGCCGGATGGGCGCCGACCGCGTTCATGGGCGGTCGTGTGGGCGGGAAACGTCTAGGCATTCTGGGGATGGGCCGGATCGGCCAAGCTGTCGCCAAACGCGCAGCGGCCTTTGGGATGCAGGTGCATTACCACAACCGCCGTCGCCTGCATGAGGATGTAGAAGGCGCATTGGAGGCGACCTATTGGGAAAGCCTTGACCAGATGATCGCGCGTATGGATGTGGTCAGTGTCAACTGCCCCCACACGCCAAGCACCTTCCACCTGATGAACGCACGGCGGTTGAAGTTGATGAAGCCTGACGCGGTGATTGTGAACACGTCGCGCGGCGAGGTGATCGACGAAAACGCCCTGACACGGATGCTGCGCGCGGGCGAGATCGCGGGCGCGGGTCTGGACGTGTTTGAGAAGGGCCGAGAAGTGAACCCAAGGTTGAGAGAACTATCCAACGTGGTGCTTCTGCCCCACATGGGCAGCGCCACGCGGGAGGGACGGGCCGAGATGGGGGAGAAAGTCTTGATCAATATAAAGACGTTCGCCGATGGGCACCGCCCGCCTGATTTGGTCGTCCCGAGCATGCTATGA
- a CDS encoding M3 family metallopeptidase, with protein MTNALLETWDTPFELPPFARITDDDFGPALEAALDEGRAKVQAIAEQVEAPTFANTIDALELADETLDRVAGVFFNLAGADATPAREALQREYAPKFAAYSSEITNNEQLFARIDALWSRREELSLSEEQSRVLMLTHRSFVRAGAALKGAEGERLTDVKSRLAVLGTEFMQNLLADERSWFMELREADLEGLPDFVVDAARAAGEEKGADGPVVTLSRSLIVPFLQFSPRRDLREKAYRAWGARGANGGETDNLGIAAETLALREERAKLLGYKDFAAFKLETEMAGTADKVRDLLMAVWQPAKAQAEADAEKLAKMMADDGVNGPLEPWDWRYYSEKRRKAEHDLDETELKPYLSLDAMIAAAFDCANRLFDLSFAPLDIPLYHPDARAWEVTRDGKHIAVFIGDYFARGSKRSGAWCSAMRSQKKLGGDTRPIVVNVCNFAKGDPSLLSYDDARTLFHEFGHALHQMLSDVTYGSISGTSVARDFVELPSQLYEHWLEVPEVLEKFAVHVETGEPMPKALLQRLLSAQTYDMGFSTVEYVASALVDLDFHDGNAPANPMESQEKTLKALGMPHAIEMRHRTPQFAHVFAGDGYSSGYYSYMWSEVMDADAFAAFEEAGGPFDPALAKSLEKNILSAGGSQEADTLYMAFRGRMPGVEALLKGRGLDKVG; from the coding sequence ATGACCAATGCGCTGCTGGAAACTTGGGACACACCGTTTGAATTGCCGCCGTTTGCGCGGATCACGGATGATGATTTTGGCCCGGCGTTAGAGGCCGCCTTGGACGAGGGGCGCGCAAAGGTACAGGCGATTGCCGAGCAGGTAGAGGCGCCAACTTTCGCCAATACAATCGACGCGCTGGAACTGGCGGACGAGACATTGGACCGCGTCGCGGGCGTGTTCTTTAACCTCGCGGGCGCCGATGCGACCCCCGCGCGAGAGGCGTTGCAGCGGGAATACGCGCCCAAGTTTGCCGCCTATTCATCGGAAATTACCAATAACGAACAACTGTTTGCCCGGATTGATGCCCTGTGGTCGCGCCGCGAGGAGCTTTCTTTAAGCGAGGAGCAGTCGCGCGTTTTGATGCTGACGCATCGGTCCTTTGTTCGCGCAGGTGCGGCGTTGAAAGGGGCGGAAGGTGAGCGGTTGACCGACGTGAAATCCCGCCTTGCGGTGTTGGGCACCGAGTTCATGCAGAACCTTCTGGCCGACGAGCGGTCTTGGTTCATGGAACTGCGAGAGGCTGACCTTGAGGGCTTGCCCGATTTCGTCGTCGATGCGGCCCGTGCGGCGGGCGAGGAGAAGGGCGCCGATGGCCCCGTTGTGACGCTATCGCGTTCGTTAATCGTGCCGTTTCTCCAGTTTTCGCCGCGCCGTGATCTGCGCGAAAAGGCCTACCGCGCGTGGGGCGCCCGCGGCGCGAATGGGGGAGAGACCGACAACCTTGGCATCGCGGCCGAGACGTTGGCCTTGCGCGAAGAACGCGCCAAGCTGTTGGGTTACAAGGATTTTGCGGCCTTCAAGCTGGAAACGGAGATGGCCGGGACCGCCGATAAGGTGCGCGACCTTTTGATGGCTGTGTGGCAACCCGCCAAGGCGCAAGCCGAGGCGGACGCGGAAAAACTGGCCAAAATGATGGCCGATGACGGCGTGAACGGCCCGTTAGAGCCGTGGGACTGGCGTTACTACTCCGAGAAACGCCGCAAGGCCGAGCATGATCTGGATGAGACGGAGTTGAAGCCTTACCTCTCGCTTGATGCGATGATCGCGGCGGCGTTTGATTGCGCCAATCGCCTGTTCGACCTGTCCTTTGCGCCGCTGGATATCCCCCTCTACCACCCCGACGCGCGAGCGTGGGAGGTGACGCGAGATGGCAAGCATATCGCTGTTTTCATTGGAGACTACTTCGCCCGTGGGTCCAAGCGTTCGGGGGCGTGGTGCTCGGCCATGCGCAGCCAGAAGAAGCTTGGCGGCGACACGCGGCCCATCGTCGTGAATGTGTGCAACTTTGCCAAGGGTGACCCGAGTTTGCTGTCGTATGACGATGCGCGGACGCTGTTTCACGAATTCGGCCATGCGCTGCATCAGATGTTGAGTGATGTCACCTATGGCTCGATCAGCGGCACCTCTGTCGCCCGGGATTTTGTGGAACTGCCAAGCCAGCTGTATGAGCATTGGCTGGAAGTCCCTGAAGTGCTTGAGAAATTCGCCGTTCATGTGGAGACGGGTGAACCGATGCCCAAGGCGTTGTTGCAGCGGCTTTTGTCGGCGCAGACCTACGACATGGGTTTCTCAACCGTGGAATATGTCGCCTCTGCCCTTGTGGATTTGGATTTCCACGATGGTAATGCCCCTGCCAACCCTATGGAATCGCAAGAGAAAACCTTGAAGGCACTGGGGATGCCCCACGCGATTGAAATGCGTCACCGGACCCCGCAATTTGCCCATGTTTTTGCGGGCGATGGTTATTCCAGCGGCTATTACAGCTACATGTGGTCCGAAGTGATGGACGCCGATGCGTTTGCCGCGTTTGAGGAAGCGGGTGGGCCGTTTGACCCTGCCTTGGCCAAGTCGTTGGAAAAGAACATTCTTTCCGCCGGCGGCAGCCAAGAGGCCGATACGCTTTACATGGCGTTCCGGGGCCGGATGCCGGGGGTGGAGGCGCTGCTGAAGGGGCGCGGATTGGACAAGGTGGGCTAA